The Nitrospira sp. genome window below encodes:
- the nadA gene encoding quinolinate synthase NadA, whose product MKTTATLPRPITDYQSLSSEELFRRTVEAKRALGERVMILGHNYQRDEVIQHADFRGDSLLLSKLAAERSERPYIVFCGVHFMAETADILSRSNQTVILPDMAAGCSMADMAAIEQVDQCWEALGRIIPVEETVMPAVYVNSAAVLKAFCGEHGGITCTSSNAKAVIEWCWARREKILFFPDEHLGRNTANKMGIPREQMIVWDPYQPNGGNTREAITRAKLILWKGHCSVHQMFQPVHVDNFRKQYPDGKVIVHPECHEDVVNKADLIGSTEFIIKTVTAAPAGTTWAVGTELNLVNRLKHELTDKKVFFLSSTVCQCATMFRIDAPHLCWAMENLAEGHVVNHIVVPDEEKHWAKIALDRMMSVS is encoded by the coding sequence GTGAAAACGACAGCCACGCTTCCACGACCGATTACCGACTATCAATCCCTGTCGTCCGAGGAACTATTCCGCCGGACGGTCGAGGCGAAACGTGCGCTCGGTGAGCGCGTGATGATCCTCGGCCATAACTATCAGCGGGATGAAGTCATTCAACATGCCGATTTCCGTGGCGATTCCCTCCTGCTGTCCAAACTGGCGGCGGAGCGGTCGGAACGGCCCTATATCGTCTTCTGCGGCGTCCATTTCATGGCCGAGACGGCGGATATTCTCAGCCGGTCCAATCAGACGGTGATTCTGCCCGACATGGCGGCCGGCTGCTCCATGGCCGATATGGCTGCGATCGAGCAGGTGGATCAATGCTGGGAAGCGCTGGGGCGGATCATTCCGGTCGAAGAGACGGTGATGCCGGCGGTGTATGTGAATAGCGCAGCGGTGCTCAAGGCCTTTTGCGGCGAGCACGGAGGCATTACCTGCACATCGTCCAACGCGAAAGCGGTCATTGAATGGTGCTGGGCGCGGCGTGAGAAGATCCTCTTCTTCCCCGATGAGCACTTGGGCCGGAACACGGCCAATAAGATGGGCATTCCTCGCGAGCAGATGATCGTGTGGGACCCCTATCAGCCGAACGGGGGCAATACCCGCGAGGCGATCACGCGCGCCAAGCTGATTCTGTGGAAGGGCCATTGCAGCGTGCACCAGATGTTTCAGCCGGTGCATGTGGACAATTTCCGCAAGCAATATCCGGACGGCAAGGTGATCGTCCATCCCGAATGCCATGAGGATGTCGTCAACAAGGCGGATCTCATCGGCTCCACCGAATTCATCATCAAGACGGTAACCGCCGCGCCGGCCGGGACGACCTGGGCCGTGGGGACGGAACTGAATCTGGTCAATCGCCTCAAGCATGAGCTAACCGACAAGAAGGTCTTCTTCTTGTCCTCCACGGTCTGCCAGTGCGCCACCATGTTCCGCATCGATGCGCCGCATCTCTGCTGGGCCATGGAGAACCTCGCCGAGGGCCACGTCGTCAACCACATTGTGGTGCCCGATGAAGAGAAGCACTGGGCGAAGATTGCGCTCGATAGAATGATGTCCGTGAGTTGA
- a CDS encoding tetratricopeptide repeat protein, which produces MDVQDFLEQGQGREEDKREAWQLFQQAYERQMKGELEAAVTLYKQSLDTHPTAEAHTFLGWTYSFMGKLDEAIEECHKAIAQDPDFGNPYNDIGAYLIEKGEFDDAIVWFKKAMQARRYESPAFPHLNLGRVYEKKGRWAEAIEAYKQALALNPNYALAKKSLGRLISSLN; this is translated from the coding sequence ATGGATGTACAAGATTTTCTCGAACAAGGCCAAGGGCGTGAAGAGGACAAGCGCGAAGCCTGGCAGCTGTTCCAGCAGGCCTACGAACGCCAGATGAAGGGCGAATTGGAAGCTGCCGTGACGCTCTATAAGCAGTCGCTGGATACCCATCCGACCGCGGAGGCCCATACGTTCCTAGGCTGGACCTATAGCTTCATGGGAAAGCTCGACGAGGCCATCGAAGAATGCCACAAGGCCATCGCGCAAGATCCGGATTTCGGAAATCCCTACAACGACATCGGCGCGTACCTCATCGAAAAAGGCGAATTCGACGACGCCATCGTCTGGTTCAAGAAAGCCATGCAGGCGCGGCGCTATGAAAGCCCCGCCTTCCCGCACTTGAACCTGGGCCGCGTCTACGAAAAGAAGGGCCGCTGGGCGGAGGCGATTGAGGCCTACAAGCAGGCCCTGGCCCTCAACCCCAACTATGCCCTGGCCAAGAAATCGCTGGGCCGCCTGATCAGTTCCCTGAACTAG
- a CDS encoding helix-hairpin-helix domain-containing protein codes for MRREWMMSVILVGAMLASGCVTSKKYEGALAEADAAKMELEKVRQQKNVMEQQVKTLKELNAKIGSEAQAARDELQRIEHGRDKERGTIEGRTKELEDKVKALSSQNKNVRAEYEDVKRHNETLKSLVARYQKELKDRSRSVSGTLTPSSSLTPFPSAVPAPAAPAAPAAGAAAMNVNKASASDLVLFLGLKKDEADRIVANRPYRIKGELVAKNVVPKETFDMIKDRISVSP; via the coding sequence ATGAGACGGGAGTGGATGATGTCGGTCATCTTGGTCGGTGCGATGCTGGCCAGTGGCTGTGTGACCAGCAAGAAGTATGAGGGGGCATTGGCTGAGGCGGATGCGGCCAAGATGGAATTGGAAAAGGTGCGCCAGCAAAAGAACGTGATGGAGCAGCAGGTCAAGACACTGAAGGAATTGAATGCCAAGATCGGCAGCGAAGCGCAGGCGGCCCGCGACGAATTGCAGCGGATTGAGCACGGCCGGGACAAGGAGCGCGGCACGATCGAGGGCCGGACGAAGGAGCTGGAAGACAAGGTCAAGGCGTTGTCCTCGCAGAATAAAAACGTGCGGGCTGAGTATGAGGATGTGAAACGGCACAATGAAACGTTGAAGTCGCTGGTTGCCCGTTATCAGAAGGAGCTCAAGGATCGGTCCCGGTCAGTGTCGGGGACGCTTACTCCGTCGTCATCGCTGACGCCGTTCCCCAGTGCAGTGCCAGCGCCGGCGGCTCCAGCCGCTCCGGCTGCGGGGGCAGCGGCGATGAATGTGAACAAGGCCTCGGCCAGCGACCTGGTGCTCTTTCTTGGGTTGAAGAAGGATGAGGCGGATCGGATCGTTGCGAATCGGCCCTATCGCATCAAAGGGGAATTGGTTGCGAAGAACGTGGTGCCCAAAGAAACCTTCGATATGATCAAGGATCGTATTTCCGTCAGCCCGTAG
- a CDS encoding sulfide-dependent adenosine diphosphate thiazole synthase, with translation MAKPKPAPLRERDITRQIAREYYKEFDALIESDVIIVGAGPSGLICAHDLAKMGFRTLIIEQSLALGGGFWHGGYLMNKATICEPANEILEEIGVPCKKITECEGMYMVDPPHATGALIAAAYGAGAKVLNLTRVVDLILRRDGILEGVVVNNTTAEMAGHDIIHVDPIALESKIVVDATGHDAIVVELLHKRNLYKAVPGNGAMWVSRSEEEVMDRTGEVYPNCFVIGLAVAAVYGTPRMGPAFGSMLLSGRYGAELIKKKLKNE, from the coding sequence ATGGCAAAGCCTAAACCAGCCCCCTTGCGCGAACGCGATATTACCCGGCAGATTGCCCGGGAATACTATAAAGAATTCGATGCCCTCATCGAGAGCGACGTGATCATCGTGGGCGCCGGGCCGTCGGGCCTGATCTGCGCGCATGACCTCGCCAAGATGGGCTTCCGCACCTTGATCATCGAACAAAGCCTCGCACTCGGCGGCGGGTTCTGGCATGGCGGCTACTTGATGAACAAAGCCACCATCTGCGAACCGGCCAATGAAATTCTCGAAGAGATCGGCGTGCCCTGCAAGAAGATCACGGAGTGCGAAGGGATGTATATGGTCGATCCCCCGCACGCCACCGGCGCCCTGATCGCGGCGGCCTATGGGGCCGGAGCAAAGGTCCTGAACCTGACCCGCGTGGTGGATTTGATCCTGCGCCGGGACGGCATCCTCGAAGGGGTCGTGGTCAACAATACGACCGCCGAAATGGCGGGACACGACATCATCCACGTCGATCCCATCGCGCTCGAAAGCAAAATCGTGGTGGATGCGACGGGGCATGACGCCATCGTCGTGGAACTGCTCCACAAACGCAACCTCTACAAAGCCGTTCCAGGCAACGGCGCCATGTGGGTGTCGCGCTCCGAAGAAGAAGTCATGGACCGGACCGGCGAAGTCTATCCCAATTGTTTCGTGATTGGCCTGGCCGTCGCCGCCGTGTACGGCACGCCGCGCATGGGCCCGGCCTTCGGCTCCATGCTGCTCTCCGGCCGCTACGGCGCGGAGTTGATCAAGAAGAAGCTCAAGAACGAATAA
- a CDS encoding histidine kinase: METTNPTILAAVTDIFFYTKVRDALKAGYRLEKARTQQDVAEKTSAATPAAVILDMNDLTIDAFLAIETLKANPQSKAIPILAYANHEEVETWNRAKALGVTKIVSRNEFSARTKDLVEEVTKGAP, encoded by the coding sequence ATGGAAACGACCAACCCGACGATCCTTGCCGCCGTGACCGATATTTTTTTCTACACGAAGGTCCGCGATGCCCTGAAGGCCGGCTATCGGCTGGAAAAGGCCAGGACTCAGCAGGACGTCGCAGAGAAGACCTCCGCCGCGACACCGGCCGCCGTCATTCTCGATATGAACGACCTGACGATCGATGCGTTCCTGGCCATTGAAACCCTGAAAGCCAATCCGCAGTCGAAGGCCATCCCCATTCTCGCCTACGCCAACCACGAAGAGGTCGAGACGTGGAACCGGGCAAAAGCCCTCGGCGTGACGAAAATCGTATCCCGCAATGAATTCTCCGCACGCACCAAAGACCTCGTTGAGGAAGTCACGAAGGGGGCTCCATGA
- the thiC gene encoding phosphomethylpyrimidine synthase ThiC gives MSEYTGSNGDGKKAASTTLTTDPFPSSRKVYINGTHPGVQVPMREISLSPTKSMNGGAPTPNEPVTVYDTSGPYTDPSVTIDVRAGLAPLRRPWILGRQDVEQLSDISSQFGRMRAADAKLDELRFQHIRKPLRAKTGMNVTQIHYARKGIVTPEMEFIAIRENQSREVARELAERNGKGGGMTQHPGQSWGANIPSAITPEFVRDEVARGRAIIPANINHPESEPMIIGRNFLVKINSNIGNSAVASSIEEEVEKMIWSIRWGADTVMDLSTGKNIHETREWIIRNSPVPIGTVPIYQALEKVGGKAEDLTWEIFRDTLIEQAEQGVDYFTIHAGVRLAYVPMTAKRMTGIVSRGGSIHAKWCLAHHQENFAYTHFEEICEIMKAYDVSFSLGDGLRPGSIADANDEGQFAELETLGELTKIAWKHDVQVMIEGPGHVPMHMIQVNMEKQLKECHEAPFYTLGPLTTDIAPGYDHITSGIGAAMIGWYGCAMLCYVTPKEHLGLPDREDVKTGVITYKIAAHAADLAKGHPGAQIRDNALSKARFEFRWEDQFHLSLDPDTAKEFHDETLPDNAAKVSHFCSMCGPHFCSMKITQDVRDYAAQLKVDEQKAIQIGMKEKAEEFKKSGSEIYR, from the coding sequence ATGAGCGAATATACTGGATCGAATGGCGATGGGAAGAAGGCAGCGTCCACCACATTGACCACCGACCCCTTCCCGTCTTCACGGAAGGTCTATATCAACGGCACCCACCCCGGCGTGCAGGTGCCGATGCGGGAAATCAGCCTGAGTCCAACCAAGTCGATGAACGGCGGCGCACCGACACCCAATGAACCGGTCACTGTCTATGATACCTCAGGCCCCTACACCGACCCCTCGGTGACGATCGATGTGCGCGCGGGGCTCGCGCCGCTCCGCCGCCCCTGGATCCTCGGCCGGCAGGATGTCGAACAGTTGTCCGATATTTCGTCGCAATTCGGCCGCATGCGCGCCGCGGATGCCAAACTGGACGAGCTCCGCTTCCAGCACATTCGCAAACCCTTGCGCGCGAAAACCGGCATGAACGTCACCCAGATCCACTATGCCCGCAAAGGCATCGTGACTCCGGAGATGGAATTCATCGCCATTCGCGAAAACCAATCGCGTGAAGTCGCCCGTGAACTGGCCGAGCGAAACGGCAAAGGCGGAGGCATGACCCAGCATCCCGGACAATCCTGGGGCGCCAATATCCCTTCGGCCATTACGCCGGAATTCGTGCGCGATGAAGTGGCCCGCGGCCGCGCGATCATCCCGGCCAACATCAATCACCCGGAAAGCGAGCCGATGATCATCGGCCGGAACTTCCTGGTGAAGATCAATTCCAACATCGGCAACTCGGCGGTCGCCTCGTCGATCGAAGAGGAAGTCGAGAAGATGATCTGGTCGATCCGCTGGGGCGCCGACACGGTGATGGACCTCTCGACCGGCAAGAACATCCACGAGACGCGCGAATGGATCATCCGCAATTCGCCCGTCCCCATCGGCACCGTGCCGATCTATCAGGCGCTCGAAAAGGTCGGCGGCAAGGCCGAAGACCTGACCTGGGAGATCTTCCGCGACACCTTGATCGAACAGGCTGAACAGGGCGTGGACTATTTCACGATCCACGCCGGCGTGCGCCTGGCCTACGTGCCGATGACCGCCAAGCGCATGACCGGCATCGTCTCGCGCGGCGGCTCGATCCATGCCAAGTGGTGCCTGGCGCATCATCAAGAGAACTTCGCCTACACCCATTTCGAAGAAATCTGCGAGATCATGAAGGCCTACGACGTGTCCTTCAGCTTGGGCGACGGACTCCGTCCCGGTTCCATCGCCGACGCGAATGACGAAGGCCAGTTCGCCGAACTGGAAACCCTGGGCGAGCTGACCAAGATCGCCTGGAAGCACGACGTGCAAGTGATGATCGAGGGCCCCGGCCACGTCCCGATGCACATGATCCAGGTCAATATGGAGAAGCAGCTCAAGGAATGCCACGAGGCGCCCTTCTATACGCTCGGCCCGCTGACCACCGACATTGCGCCGGGCTACGACCACATCACCTCCGGCATCGGCGCCGCAATGATCGGCTGGTACGGCTGCGCCATGCTCTGCTACGTGACCCCCAAAGAACACCTTGGCCTTCCTGATCGTGAAGACGTCAAAACCGGCGTCATCACCTATAAAATCGCGGCCCATGCGGCGGACCTGGCGAAAGGCCATCCCGGCGCTCAGATCCGAGACAACGCCCTCTCCAAGGCCCGCTTCGAGTTCCGGTGGGAGGATCAATTCCATCTCTCACTCGATCCCGACACCGCCAAGGAATTCCATGACGAAACGCTGCCGGACAATGCCGCCAAGGTGTCACACTTCTGCTCGATGTGCGGTCCGCATTTCTGTTCCATGAAGATCACACAGGACGTGCGCGACTATGCCGCGCAACTGAAAGTCGATGAACAGAAGGCAATCCAAATCGGGATGAAGGAAAAGGCGGAAGAATTTAAGAAGTCCGGCTCCGAGATTTATAGATAG
- a CDS encoding aminomethyltransferase family protein, whose translation MKQSRLHAQHQQLGATFEEVTGWEMPAHYGDWRAEYHAVRQAVGLADLSHRGKVRVTGDDRVKWLQSVISNDILPLQPGQGRYSSFLTHKGKMLTYFRVYVQQDAVMLEDAGEIGDQTFTALRKFLLYGTKAKMENCAESWGLLLVSGPQAAQTVKTAFGVDCGDLKPVNFVGAQIGGHQALVMRTEETGEVDLEILLPADAVVSAWASLMEAGASLGIKPVGSQAREALRMEAGIPKAGPELNEEIVPPEANLEGKAFSLNKGCYPGQEVVARMDTYGNVRRHLVGLLVTGSEVPPKGAKLFSGDREVGWISSAATSPQKNGIIAFGFPLRDFSKAGTTLSIEIEGQKRDATIAELPFYRRA comes from the coding sequence ATGAAACAATCCCGCCTCCATGCGCAACACCAGCAACTCGGCGCAACATTCGAAGAAGTCACCGGCTGGGAGATGCCCGCCCACTACGGAGACTGGCGCGCCGAATATCACGCCGTCCGGCAAGCCGTCGGGCTGGCCGATCTTTCCCATCGCGGGAAGGTCAGAGTGACCGGCGACGACCGCGTGAAGTGGCTGCAAAGCGTGATCAGCAACGATATCCTGCCGCTTCAGCCTGGCCAAGGCCGCTATTCCAGCTTCCTGACGCACAAGGGCAAGATGCTGACCTACTTCCGTGTCTATGTGCAGCAGGACGCGGTCATGCTGGAAGACGCGGGGGAAATCGGCGACCAGACCTTCACGGCGCTGCGCAAGTTTCTCCTGTACGGCACCAAAGCCAAAATGGAGAACTGCGCCGAAAGCTGGGGATTGCTCTTGGTCAGCGGCCCCCAGGCCGCCCAGACGGTCAAAACCGCCTTCGGGGTGGACTGCGGTGATCTGAAACCGGTGAACTTTGTTGGGGCGCAGATCGGCGGCCATCAGGCGCTCGTCATGCGTACGGAAGAAACCGGAGAAGTCGATCTGGAGATTCTCCTGCCTGCCGATGCCGTCGTCTCCGCTTGGGCCAGCCTCATGGAAGCCGGCGCCTCACTCGGGATCAAACCGGTCGGCAGCCAGGCCCGCGAAGCCTTGCGGATGGAAGCGGGGATTCCCAAAGCAGGACCGGAACTGAATGAAGAAATCGTGCCGCCCGAAGCCAACCTGGAAGGCAAAGCCTTCAGCTTGAACAAAGGCTGTTACCCAGGGCAAGAAGTGGTGGCGCGGATGGATACCTACGGCAACGTCCGGCGGCACCTGGTGGGTCTACTCGTCACAGGATCTGAGGTTCCCCCCAAAGGAGCCAAGCTGTTTAGCGGAGACCGTGAAGTGGGGTGGATCAGCAGCGCGGCGACTTCGCCGCAGAAAAACGGCATCATTGCGTTCGGATTTCCGCTGAGAGACTTCAGTAAGGCGGGAACGACGTTATCGATCGAGATCGAAGGACAGAAGCGCGACGCGACGATAGCGGAACTCCCCTTCTACCGCCGCGCCTAA
- the ileS gene encoding isoleucine--tRNA ligase: MDYKATLNLPKTDFPMKANLPQREPEMLAWWEQEKLYEQIQEAGKGRPRYVLHDGPPYANGRIHIGHALNKILKDIIIKSKTMAGYQAPYVPGWDCHGLPIEHQVMKELGDKKKDLDASAIRKLCREYAEKYVAIQREEFQRLGVLGEWQQPYLTMTPSYEAAIIREFGKFVERGGVYKGLKPVLWCTQDQTALAEAEVEYDNHTSPSVYVKFPVVTSPAVLSKTFPGIAFPDGIKLVSVVIWTTTPWTLPANQAVCLHRDFDYAFVQVGEEILIVAEKLLETAAKACNLEDYRVLGVKKGGEGFEGLETQRPLSTGLSPILLGDFVTLEQGTGCVHIAPGHGMEDYILVLNHNAAASVGEKLEILAPVDNGGRFTEVVKEFAGQHVFKANPKIVEYLQANGRLLGHAALNHSYPHCWRCKSPVIFRATEQWFVSMETNELRKEALAEIGRVRWIPAYGRDRINGMIENRPDWCLSRQRVWGVPIPGFTCGSCRTVLAEPRHIDHIASLMEQQGADVWFQRMAAELLPPGTTCPKCGGASFEKEKDILDVWFESGVSYAAVLKPRKWYPADLYLEGSDQHRGWFHSALLAGVVTDHQAPYKAVLTHGFVVDGQGKKMSKSAGNVVAPQDVIKQSGAEILRLWVSAQDYREDLRISQEILNHLIEAYRKIRNTCRFLLSNLYDFDPAQHRVPYAQLPELDRWALMRLGELIPKVRQSYDDFEFHAIFHALNNFCSVDLSAVYLDILKDRLYTFRTDSHERRSSQTVLYDILLAMTKLMAPVLSFTAEEIWRTMPDACKKTLAASSVHLAAFPEIESHWADAGLAQRWGQLLEVRVAVQGELEKQRRDKIIGAPLEARVELEANPDKYKLLKQYEQDLPGLFIVSQVIVEPVTDLPHHPDFRVRKVDRAVGAKCERCWNYRPAVGSVADHPTLCDRCVEAIR; encoded by the coding sequence ATGGACTACAAAGCCACACTCAATCTTCCCAAGACCGATTTCCCCATGAAAGCCAACTTGCCCCAGCGCGAGCCGGAGATGCTGGCCTGGTGGGAGCAGGAAAAGCTCTATGAGCAGATCCAAGAGGCAGGCAAGGGCCGCCCGCGCTACGTGTTGCACGACGGCCCTCCGTACGCGAACGGGCGCATTCATATCGGCCATGCGCTGAACAAGATTCTGAAAGACATCATCATCAAGTCCAAGACCATGGCGGGTTATCAGGCGCCCTATGTGCCGGGCTGGGATTGCCACGGGCTCCCGATCGAGCACCAGGTGATGAAGGAGCTGGGCGACAAGAAGAAGGACTTGGACGCGTCCGCGATTCGGAAGCTCTGCCGCGAGTATGCGGAGAAATATGTCGCGATCCAACGCGAGGAGTTTCAACGGCTCGGTGTGTTGGGTGAGTGGCAGCAGCCCTATCTCACGATGACGCCATCTTATGAGGCTGCGATCATTCGTGAGTTCGGCAAGTTTGTGGAGCGGGGCGGGGTCTATAAGGGCCTCAAGCCGGTGCTCTGGTGCACGCAGGACCAGACCGCCCTGGCCGAAGCGGAAGTGGAGTATGACAACCATACGTCGCCTTCCGTCTATGTGAAGTTCCCGGTGGTCACGTCGCCGGCGGTGTTGAGCAAGACATTCCCGGGCATTGCCTTCCCTGACGGCATCAAGCTGGTCTCCGTCGTCATCTGGACGACGACCCCCTGGACCCTGCCGGCCAATCAGGCGGTCTGTCTCCATCGTGATTTTGATTACGCATTTGTGCAGGTGGGCGAAGAAATCTTGATCGTCGCCGAGAAGTTGCTGGAGACGGCGGCGAAGGCCTGCAACCTCGAAGACTATCGGGTGTTGGGGGTGAAGAAGGGCGGTGAAGGGTTCGAGGGGCTGGAAACGCAGCGGCCTCTTTCCACCGGCTTGTCGCCGATTCTGCTGGGCGATTTCGTGACGCTCGAACAGGGCACTGGCTGCGTGCATATCGCGCCGGGGCACGGCATGGAGGACTATATCCTCGTCCTCAACCACAATGCCGCGGCGTCGGTGGGGGAAAAGCTGGAGATTCTTGCGCCGGTCGATAACGGCGGGCGGTTTACGGAGGTGGTGAAGGAATTCGCCGGCCAGCATGTGTTCAAGGCTAATCCGAAGATCGTCGAATATCTGCAGGCCAACGGCCGCCTCCTGGGCCATGCGGCGTTGAACCATTCCTACCCGCATTGCTGGCGCTGCAAGAGCCCCGTGATTTTTAGGGCCACCGAACAGTGGTTTGTCTCGATGGAGACGAACGAACTGCGCAAGGAAGCCTTGGCCGAGATCGGGCGGGTCCGCTGGATTCCCGCCTACGGCCGCGACCGCATCAACGGCATGATCGAGAACCGGCCGGACTGGTGCCTGTCCCGGCAGCGGGTCTGGGGCGTGCCGATTCCTGGCTTCACCTGTGGTAGCTGTCGTACCGTTCTCGCGGAGCCGCGGCACATCGACCATATCGCCTCGCTGATGGAACAGCAGGGGGCCGACGTCTGGTTTCAGCGGATGGCGGCCGAGTTGCTCCCGCCTGGGACGACCTGTCCAAAGTGCGGCGGCGCGTCGTTTGAGAAAGAGAAAGACATTCTCGATGTCTGGTTCGAGTCCGGGGTGAGCTATGCGGCGGTGCTGAAGCCGCGCAAGTGGTACCCGGCTGATTTGTACCTCGAAGGGTCGGACCAGCATCGCGGGTGGTTTCACAGCGCCTTGTTGGCTGGCGTGGTGACGGATCATCAAGCCCCTTATAAGGCTGTTCTCACGCATGGCTTTGTCGTCGATGGGCAGGGGAAGAAGATGTCCAAGTCGGCGGGGAACGTCGTGGCGCCGCAGGATGTCATCAAACAGTCCGGCGCGGAAATTCTCCGCCTGTGGGTGTCGGCCCAGGACTATCGCGAGGATCTCCGCATTTCGCAGGAGATTTTGAACCATCTGATCGAAGCCTATCGCAAGATCCGGAACACCTGCCGCTTCCTCTTGAGCAATCTCTATGACTTCGATCCGGCCCAGCACCGCGTGCCCTATGCGCAGTTGCCAGAATTGGATCGTTGGGCCCTGATGCGGCTGGGCGAACTGATTCCCAAGGTCCGGCAGTCGTACGATGACTTTGAGTTTCACGCGATTTTCCACGCGTTGAATAATTTCTGTTCCGTGGATCTCAGCGCCGTGTATTTGGATATTCTGAAAGACCGGCTCTATACCTTCCGGACGGATTCGCATGAACGCCGCAGCTCGCAGACGGTACTGTACGATATTCTCCTGGCGATGACGAAGCTCATGGCGCCGGTATTGAGTTTTACCGCGGAGGAGATCTGGCGGACGATGCCTGACGCATGTAAGAAGACTCTCGCTGCATCGAGTGTGCATCTAGCGGCATTCCCCGAAATCGAATCGCACTGGGCTGATGCCGGGCTGGCGCAACGATGGGGGCAACTGTTGGAAGTGAGAGTCGCCGTTCAGGGTGAGTTGGAAAAGCAACGGCGTGACAAAATTATTGGTGCGCCGCTTGAGGCACGGGTAGAACTCGAAGCCAATCCTGATAAGTACAAGTTACTCAAGCAATATGAACAAGACTTGCCCGGTCTTTTCATCGTTTCTCAGGTAATAGTCGAGCCGGTTACCGACTTGCCGCATCACCCTGATTTTCGTGTCAGGAAAGTTGACCGAGCTGTTGGGGCGAAATGTGAGCGCTGCTGGAACTACCGGCCTGCCGTGGGCAGCGTCGCCGATCATCCGACGCTCTGCGACCGATGTGTGGAGGCGATCCGTTGA
- the lspA gene encoding signal peptidase II, with translation MSGSVWRNLVLASLTGSVILSDQLTKLHIMQTMRLHESIPVVPNLFSLTYIRNPGAAFGLLAGSSNAFRMVFFGLTSLFALVLLGSILYRMPESEWMGRLSVSSILGGAVGNLIDRMRYGEVIDFLDVYVNDYHWPAFNVADSAITVGVIFLVIHFMFEKKDVPPVAPENPSVHTPAP, from the coding sequence TTGAGCGGCTCAGTCTGGCGTAATCTTGTGCTGGCCTCGCTGACCGGCAGCGTGATTTTGTCCGACCAGCTCACGAAGCTGCATATCATGCAGACCATGCGGCTGCATGAATCCATTCCCGTCGTTCCGAATCTGTTCAGCCTCACCTATATCCGCAATCCTGGTGCCGCGTTCGGGTTGCTGGCCGGGAGCAGCAACGCCTTCCGGATGGTGTTTTTCGGTCTCACCTCGCTCTTTGCGTTGGTTCTGCTGGGATCGATCTTGTATCGGATGCCTGAGAGCGAGTGGATGGGGCGGTTGAGCGTGTCGTCGATTTTAGGCGGCGCGGTCGGCAACCTGATCGACCGGATGCGCTATGGCGAGGTGATCGATTTTCTCGATGTGTATGTGAACGACTATCATTGGCCGGCCTTCAATGTTGCCGACTCGGCGATCACGGTTGGTGTGATCTTTCTCGTCATCCATTTCATGTTCGAAAAGAAAGATGTTCCGCCGGTTGCACCTGAAAATCCATCGGTTCACACCCCTGCCCCTTAA
- a CDS encoding undecaprenyl-diphosphate phosphatase, producing the protein MTEWGPALAVILGIVEGLTEFLPVSSTGHLILVGHALGFTGDAAANAEISIQLGAILAVIVFEREKISRLISGAWQEQAVLRQLRNNGQHATWQSVLLSSMRAHPSLWFVIGLGLAFLPAATVGFLAHGWIKSVLFTPQTVAATSIIGGIIILLVEARAPRVTTTQLDQVSVKSAFWVGVAQCASLIPGMSRSGSTIIGGLLAGLDRKVATEYSFFLALPTIIAATAYQMLKATATFTQQDYIALGIGLIVSFLVAWAVIAAFLTYVQRHTLRVFAYYRIILGILVFVVVR; encoded by the coding sequence ATGACCGAATGGGGCCCCGCTCTCGCCGTTATTCTCGGAATCGTGGAGGGCCTGACCGAATTCCTGCCGGTCTCCTCGACGGGCCATCTGATTCTCGTCGGGCATGCACTCGGGTTCACCGGAGATGCCGCCGCCAATGCCGAGATCTCCATTCAGCTCGGCGCCATTCTGGCGGTGATCGTCTTCGAGCGTGAAAAGATCAGCCGGCTGATCTCCGGCGCGTGGCAGGAACAAGCGGTCTTGCGGCAACTCCGCAACAACGGCCAGCATGCCACCTGGCAAAGCGTGCTCTTATCGTCCATGCGGGCCCATCCGAGCCTCTGGTTTGTCATCGGCCTCGGCCTGGCGTTTCTCCCTGCCGCCACCGTTGGGTTCCTCGCTCATGGCTGGATCAAGTCCGTCCTCTTTACCCCGCAGACCGTCGCGGCCACGTCGATCATCGGGGGCATCATCATTCTGCTTGTCGAAGCCCGGGCACCTCGTGTCACAACCACGCAACTCGACCAGGTTTCAGTGAAATCCGCCTTCTGGGTGGGAGTGGCACAATGCGCCTCGCTGATTCCCGGCATGTCCCGTTCCGGCTCGACGATCATCGGCGGATTGCTGGCCGGCCTCGACCGGAAAGTGGCGACGGAATACTCCTTCTTCCTCGCGCTCCCCACCATCATCGCCGCCACGGCCTACCAAATGCTGAAAGCCACGGCGACGTTTACCCAACAAGATTACATCGCCCTCGGCATCGGGCTGATCGTCTCATTCCTCGTCGCCTGGGCGGTCATCGCCGCCTTCCTCACCTACGTGCAGCGGCACACCTTGCGGGTGTTCGCCTACTACCGGATCATCCTCGGGATTCTTGTCTTTGTTGTCGTGCGGTAA